A portion of the Sabethes cyaneus chromosome 3, idSabCyanKW18_F2, whole genome shotgun sequence genome contains these proteins:
- the LOC128741291 gene encoding FUN14 domain-containing protein 1 isoform X1, translating to MSDRKVKKDATNKEIINMGDAAGYLDRFVGDVSKKSATKQILIGAGSGWATGYITMKVGKVAAVAVGGGIILLQIANQQGYIQIDWNKIHNKVDKVTDKVEEAVTGQGPSWADKAERFVDRKLNQAEDTLKKKGKKARKWYTNLIGDDTGCKLNDLHIFICAFAAGVAIGVGTA from the exons ATGAGCGATAGAAAGGTTAAAAAAGACGCAACCAACAAGGAAATCATTAATATGGGTGACGCCGCAGGTTATCTCGACCGTTTTGTTGGCGATGTCAGCAAAAAGTCGGCCACTAAGCAGATTCTCATCGGTGCAGGTAGTGGATG GGCAACAGGATACATTACAAtgaaagtgggtaaagtagctGCAGTGGCTGTCGGAGGAGGGATTATATTATTACAGATTGCCAACCAGCAAGGATATATTCAAATTGATTGGAACAAAATTCACAATAAAGTTGATAAGGTTACTGATAAGGTAGAAGAGGCCGTTACAGGACAAGGACCTAGCTGGGCTGATAAG GCTGAGCGTTTTGTTGATCGAAAATTAAACCAAGCCGAGGATACTCTAAAGAAAAAAGGCAAGAAGGCGCGCAAATGGTATACAAATCTTATCGGTGATGATACCGGTTGTAAGCTAAACGATCTTCATATATTTATTTGTGCCTTCGCTGCGGGGGTCGCGATCGGCGTCGGAACTGCCTGA
- the LOC128741291 gene encoding FUN14 domain-containing protein 1 isoform X2, giving the protein MSDRKVKKDATNKEIINMGDAAGYLDRFVGDVSKKSATKQILIGAGSGWATGYITMKVGKVAAVAVGGGIILLQIANQQGYIQIDWNKIHNKVDKVTDKVEEAVTGQGPSWADKVMKIAKENTYLATGFLGGFLIGLASS; this is encoded by the exons ATGAGCGATAGAAAGGTTAAAAAAGACGCAACCAACAAGGAAATCATTAATATGGGTGACGCCGCAGGTTATCTCGACCGTTTTGTTGGCGATGTCAGCAAAAAGTCGGCCACTAAGCAGATTCTCATCGGTGCAGGTAGTGGATG GGCAACAGGATACATTACAAtgaaagtgggtaaagtagctGCAGTGGCTGTCGGAGGAGGGATTATATTATTACAGATTGCCAACCAGCAAGGATATATTCAAATTGATTGGAACAAAATTCACAATAAAGTTGATAAGGTTACTGATAAGGTAGAAGAGGCCGTTACAGGACAAGGACCTAGCTGGGCTGATAAG GTGATGAAAATCGCCAAAGAAAATACCTATCTGGCCACCGGTTTCCTGGGTGGATTTTTGATTGGTTTGGCTTCTTCCTAA
- the LOC128741290 gene encoding L-xylulose reductase encodes MSLSGKKVVVTGAGQGIGNELCKTLNKIGAHVVAVSRTAGPLESLKADCPSIEIIQVDLSDWNATTEALKGIDRVDGLVNNAGIAIIKPYGELSEKDFDDTFNINIKAAWHVCQLLIPKMPAGASIVNLSSLAGLKAFAGHSVYSMSKAALDAMTKSLACELGPRKIRVNSVNPTVILTRMGRENWSDPVKADPLIAKIPLGRFGEVSEVVEPIVYLLSDKSNYINGHCLPIEGGFLAGN; translated from the exons ATGTCTTTGAGTGGCAAAAAAGTTGTAGTTACAGGCGCTGGGCAAG GAATTGGTAATGAATTATGCAAGACATTAAATAAAATTGGTGCACACGTCGTTGCTGTTTCGCGTACAGCTGGTCCATTGGAATCCCTAAAAGCTGATTGCCCATCTATTGAGATAATACAAGTGGATCTTAGTGATTGGAACGCAACCACTGAGGCGCTGAAAGGAATAGATCGAGTCGACGGTCTAGTGAACAACGCTGGCATAGCAATTATTAAACCCTACGGGGAACTTTCTGAAAAAGATTTCGATGA TACGTTCAACATTAACATAAAAGCTGCGTGGCATGTATGTCAGTTGTTAATACCGAAGATGCCAGCTGGTGCAAGCATAGTAAACCTATCCTCGCTGGCAGGTCTTAAGGCTTTTGCAGGACACTCGGTTTATTCTATGAGCAAGGCGGCATTGGATGCAATGACAAAAAGCCTGGCATGTGAATTGGGACCCCGGAAAATCCGTGTGAACAGTGTGAATCCGACGGTGATCCTTACCCGTATGGGCCGAGAAAACTGGTCTGACCCCGTCAAAGCGGATCCTCTAATTGCAAAAATACCTTTAGGACGGTTCGGAGAGGTGAGCGAAGTGGTTGAGCCTATCGTCTATTTATTGAGTGATAAGTCAAACTATATCAACGGTCACTGTTTACCGATTGAAGGTGGATTTTTGGCTGGAAATTGA
- the LOC128742945 gene encoding glycosyltransferase-like domain-containing protein 1-like yields MAKILIIESFYGGSHKQLLDTILQQFHPAEYDLFTLTAKKWHWRSRVGALYFSEVIPHDHQYKTLFTSSVLNLAELIGLRPDLSVCRKIVYFHENQLNYPVREIKERDCQYGLNQIMTCLSADQIVFNSHYNMTSFLDNIRSFLNIAPDLKLKNLKEKLEPRCEVLYFPIPFHMIPKRIFTKNDKPLHLVWPHRWEHDKNPQFLTTTLLELNKRQVEFRVSILGERTQSIPDCFENIGELLKDKLINFGYLGKDEYYRTLLDGDVVISTAGHEFYGVAMLEAAFCGCLPVAPNKLVYPEIYPDTSLYNTSNQLIKMLYNWCKNRALFEKDRAIFYENFDFDKYSSVSIVPKFISMVKAHIIPAAVAVTNGI; encoded by the exons ATGGCTAAAATTCTTATTATCGAATCGTTCTATGGAGGATCCCACAAACAACTGCTGGATACAATCCTGCAAC AATTTCATCCGGcagaatacgatttatttacatTGACTGCCAAAAAATGGCACTGGCGCTCACGGGTAGGAGCACTTTATTTTTCGGAAGTCATTCCGCACGATCATCAATATAAAACATTATTCACAAGTTCGGTGCTCAACCTCGCAGAACTGATCGGTTTGCGGCCGGATCTTTCCGTTTGTAGAAAGATAGTGTACTTTCACGAGAATCAATTGAACTACCCGGTTCGAGAAATAAAGGAACGAGATTGCCAATATGGCTTGAACCAAATCATGACTTGTCTTAGTGCCGACCAAATTGTGTTCAACTCGCATTACAATATGACATCCTTTCTGGATAACATTAGAAGTTTTCTAAATATTGCAcctgatttaaaattaaaaaatctaaaagagaaGTTGGAACCACGATGTGAAGTGCTCTACTTTCCAATTCCATTTCATATGATTCCGAAAAGGATATTCACCAAAAATGA TAAACCGTTGCATTTAGTTTGGCCTCATCGCTGGGAGCATGATAAAAATCCCCAATTCTTAACCACCACGTTACTCGAATTAAACAAAAGGCAAGTGGAATTTCGCGTGTCGATTCTGGGCGAGCGTACTCAATCGATTCCTGACTGTTTCGAAAATATTGGCGAACTTTTGAAGGACAAATTGATTAACTTCGGTTATCTGGGTAAAGACGAATACTATCGCACCTTGCTCGACGGTGACGTTGTAATTTCAACAGCAGGTCATGAGTTCTACGGAGTGGCAAT GCTAGAAGCTGCATTCTGTGGGTGTTTGCCGGTGGCGCCGAATAAACTAGTCTATCCGGAGATTTATCCGGACACCAGTCTGTACAATACGTCTAATCAGCTAATTAAAATGTTGTATAACTGGTGTAAAAATCGGGCCCTGTTCGAAAAAGATCGAGCCATTTTTTACGAGAACTTTGACTTTGACAAATATTCCTCGGTCAGCATTGTGCCGAAATTCATATCGATGGTCAAAGCACATATCATACCTGCAGCAGTGGCTGTTACTAACGGGATATAG
- the LOC128743851 gene encoding dynein assembly factor with WDR repeat domains 1: MRLIKIYLRYYPPGIALNYKKRDVEETKMIDLFDLTPSCDLQALTKHIATTEPLITQEIFPQVTEILEKLQKKLKEPIKTKFYLFKTLQTHILPLTNVSFDKSGKKCITGSYDRTCRVWNVESGDEEKVLKGHDNVVFSVAYNYPKCDRILTGSFDKTAKIWNPISGNCLNTLWGHTAEIVAAEFNPNQGEQVVTCSMDKTARVFHCETGQEVHLFSDHRAEVISARFNKDGNLLLTASFDETAIVWDMRMKEHAIIIRGHEAELSNAIWNFQCSMIATSSLDRTAKIWDVRKLDNSQAIANHKDEVLDVAFNSTGSRLATGSADCTAKVWDVTGNFELVTIMAGHSDEVSKVTFSPPGGLLLTASADKTARIWNSATGICTQTLAGHDGEVFSCSFNYCGDAIITASKDNTCKIWR, from the exons ATGCGACTAATTAAAATTTATCTGCGATATTATCCGCCAG GAATCGCTCTCAACTATAAGAAGCGTGATGTTGAGGAAACCAAAATGATAGATCTTTTCGATCTTACTCCAAG CTGTGATTTGCAAGCCCTCACAAAACATATCGCTACTACTGAACCTTTAATAACACAGGAAATATTCCCACAAGTGACAGAGATTTTGGAAAAGTTACAGAAAAAGCTCAAGGAACCGATTAAAACAAAATTCTATCTCTTCAAAACCCTGCAAACGCACATTCTTCCACTAACCAATGTGTCTTTTGACAAATCGGGAAAAAA ATGCATAACTGGATCCTACGACCGAACATGTCGTGTGTGGAATGTTGAAAGCGGTGACGAAGAAAAGGTACTAAAAGGGCATGATAATGTTGTCTTCTCTGTCGCCTACAATTATCCTAAGTG TGATCGTATTCTCACCGGGTCTTTCGATAAAACAGCAAAAATATGGAATCCCATTTCTGGAAACTGTTTAAATACCCTATGGGGTCATACGGCGGAAATAGTTGCAGCAGAGTTCAATCCCAATCAGGGCGAGCAGGTGGTAACGTGTAGCATGGATAAAACGGCTCGGGTGTTCCACTGCGAGACTGGTCAGGAAGTCCACCTGTTCAGTGACCATCGCGCCGAGGTGATCTCGGCACGATTTAATAAAGATGGAAACCTGCTGCTAACAGCGTCTTTCGACGAAACTGCAATCGTTTGGGATATGAGGATGAAAga ACATGCCATCATCATTCGCGGACATGAAGCCGAACTAAGCAATGCGATTTGGAATTTTCAGTGTTCAATGATAGCCACCAGTTCGCTGGATAGGACAGCGAAGATTTGGGATGTTCGAAAACTCGACAACAGTCAAGCCATCGCAAATCATAAAGATGAAGTCCTCGATGTCGCATTCAATAGCACCGGATCCCGTCTCGCAACCGGAAGCGCCGATTGCACAGCGAAAGTTTGGGATGTGACCGGCAACTTCGAGCTAGTCACAATCATGGCGGGACACAGTGACGAAGTGTCAAAAGTTACATTTAGTCCTCCAGGAGGGCTTCTGCTGACGGCATCAGCTGACAAAACTGCCCGCATTTGGAACTCAGCGACGGGCATTTGCACGCAAACTCTTGCCGGACACGATGGAGAAGTATTTTCCTGCTCGTTTAACTACTGCGGCGATGCTATTATTACCGCTTCGAAGGACAACACTTGTAAGATATGGAGATGA